The following are encoded together in the Streptomyces rapamycinicus NRRL 5491 genome:
- a CDS encoding glycosyltransferase family 2 protein, with product MVRVTNSTTPCADVVLPCLDEAAALPWVLARIPDGWRAIVVDNGSTDGSATIARAHGATVVHEPRRGFGAACHTGLLAAEADIVCFCDCDASLDPGLLTAFVRTVAAGDADLVLGRRRPQERGAWPVHARLGNLALTRMLRRRTGLTLGDLGPLRAARREPLLALGLTDRRSGYPLQMVVRAADAGWRIEERAVPYRPRTGKSKVTGTWRGTWHAVRDMRAVLRQPPEAHGLATPTRAAR from the coding sequence GTGGTGCGGGTGACGAACTCGACCACCCCCTGTGCGGACGTCGTCCTGCCGTGTCTGGACGAGGCCGCCGCCCTGCCCTGGGTGCTGGCCCGCATCCCCGACGGCTGGCGCGCCATCGTCGTCGACAACGGCTCCACGGACGGCTCGGCCACCATCGCCCGCGCCCACGGCGCCACCGTCGTCCACGAACCCCGCCGTGGCTTCGGCGCCGCCTGCCACACCGGGCTCCTCGCCGCCGAGGCCGACATCGTGTGCTTCTGCGACTGCGACGCCTCGCTCGACCCCGGGCTGCTGACCGCCTTCGTGCGGACCGTGGCGGCGGGCGACGCCGACCTCGTGCTGGGCCGGCGACGCCCCCAGGAGCGGGGGGCCTGGCCGGTGCACGCCCGGCTCGGCAACCTCGCGCTGACCCGCATGCTGCGCCGGCGCACCGGCCTCACGCTGGGCGACCTGGGCCCGCTGCGGGCCGCCCGGCGCGAACCGCTGCTCGCCCTCGGCCTCACCGACCGCCGCAGCGGCTACCCGCTGCAGATGGTCGTGCGAGCCGCCGACGCCGGATGGCGGATCGAGGAGCGCGCGGTGCCGTATCGGCCGCGCACCGGGAAGTCGAAGGTCACCGGCACCTGGCGGGGCACCTGGCATGCGGTGCGCGATATGCGCGCCGTGCTGCGCCAGCCGCCGGAGGCCCACGGCCTGGCCACCCCCACGAGGGCCGCGCGGTGA
- a CDS encoding TIGR04282 family arsenosugar biosynthesis glycosyltransferase gives MNAAPHEGAHANGTTLLIIAKEPVPGRVKTRLTPPYTPAEAALLAEASLADTLHAALAMPALRRVLVLDGRPGPWLPPGFEVVGQCDGGLDERLAAAFAACRGATLLIGMDTPQVTPALLAPALSPGSWHDCDAWFGPAADGGFWALGLAEPDPELLRGVPMSTATTGAAQRRRLTDAGLRVRDLPVLRDVDTAEDAVSVASDAPGGRFARTLARLSSRTTTR, from the coding sequence GTGAACGCCGCGCCACACGAGGGTGCCCACGCGAACGGGACGACACTGCTCATCATCGCCAAGGAGCCGGTGCCCGGACGGGTGAAGACCAGGCTCACTCCCCCGTACACCCCCGCCGAGGCCGCCCTGCTCGCCGAGGCGTCCCTCGCCGACACCCTGCACGCCGCGCTCGCCATGCCCGCCCTGCGCCGGGTGCTGGTGCTCGATGGCCGACCCGGGCCGTGGCTGCCGCCGGGATTCGAGGTGGTGGGGCAGTGTGACGGTGGTCTGGACGAACGACTCGCCGCGGCCTTCGCCGCCTGCCGGGGCGCCACCCTGCTGATCGGCATGGACACCCCGCAGGTCACCCCCGCGCTCCTCGCCCCCGCGCTCAGCCCGGGGAGTTGGCACGACTGCGACGCCTGGTTCGGCCCGGCCGCCGACGGTGGCTTCTGGGCCTTGGGCCTGGCGGAACCGGACCCCGAACTGCTGCGGGGCGTGCCGATGTCCACCGCCACCACCGGTGCCGCCCAGCGGCGCCGGCTGACGGACGCGGGGCTGCGGGTGCGCGACCTGCCGGTGCTGCGCGACGTGGACACGGCCGAGGACGCCGTATCGGTGGCGTCCGACGCCCCGGGCGGGCGGTTCGCCCGGACCCTCGCCCGTCTGTCGTCCCGGACCACCACCCGATGA
- a CDS encoding methyltransferase domain-containing protein, giving the protein MSTAETVRDGSVREGSVHDGSVREGSVHDVSVRDGAVHDGAVHERTPARRAAAPWHADPYVRALHAGRGPLFLRRADGWMLPLDVERWCADADAADRTVLRRCRGPILDIGCGPGRLVAALALHGHPCLGIDVSQAAVARTVRAGGPALCRSVFEPLPGEGRWGTALLIDGNIGIGGDPRALLARVAQLMAPDGLLIVEAAAADVDERVRVRVDDGRGDVGTAFPWARVGVRALLRHAHAVGWSPVEQWTARDRGFVSLRRTPPLPRSGTER; this is encoded by the coding sequence ATGAGCACGGCCGAGACGGTGCGCGACGGATCGGTGCGCGAGGGGTCCGTACACGACGGATCGGTGCGCGAGGGATCCGTACACGATGTGTCTGTGCGCGATGGAGCGGTGCACGATGGAGCGGTGCACGAGCGGACGCCCGCTCGCCGCGCGGCCGCACCCTGGCACGCCGATCCCTATGTCCGAGCGCTCCACGCGGGCCGAGGGCCGCTGTTCCTGCGCCGGGCCGACGGCTGGATGCTGCCCTTGGACGTCGAACGCTGGTGTGCGGACGCCGACGCGGCCGACCGCACCGTGCTGCGGCGCTGCCGGGGCCCGATACTCGACATCGGCTGCGGACCCGGCCGTCTGGTGGCCGCGCTGGCTCTGCACGGCCACCCCTGTCTGGGCATCGACGTCAGCCAGGCCGCGGTCGCCCGTACGGTCCGCGCGGGCGGGCCCGCGCTGTGCCGCTCGGTCTTCGAACCGCTGCCCGGCGAGGGACGCTGGGGCACGGCGCTGCTGATCGACGGCAATATCGGCATCGGCGGCGATCCGCGTGCCCTGCTGGCGCGCGTCGCCCAGCTCATGGCCCCCGACGGGCTGCTGATCGTGGAGGCCGCCGCGGCGGATGTGGACGAGCGGGTGCGGGTGCGGGTGGACGACGGCCGGGGCGATGTGGGAACGGCCTTCCCCTGGGCCCGCGTCGGCGTCCGGGCGCTGCTGCGGCACGCACACGCGGTGGGCTGGAGCCCGGTCGAGCAGTGGACCGCGCGGGACCGAGGCTTCGTATCGCTGCGCCGCACACCGCCCCTGCCCCGGTCCGGCACGGAGCGCTGA
- a CDS encoding glycosyltransferase 87 family protein has product MPGSPRRLLRPGRLARWTGRAPDQASRPHSDPGHSVPGHSVPGPRPSARDRPAPPPDGADEPRPPERPTPPARVRTTAPARPTPPARVQTTAPARATPPTRGRTARRWITPLALATLLGSLTAVLTLTFHRDDFHTAPGALSRWYAIAWALFAAAAWTVRRLGARQAAVFVLVGSAAVAATGLLAPPRTSTDAYRYAWDGRVQAAGISPYDHAPEDPALASLRDRWLFPQGSACHGPDRAPVRPAPEHPTPEHPTPERPTPGAVPHADPEPDHPPSAAAEPQCTRLNRPSVHTIYPPAAEGYFLLVHRSAPSGSTLLPLQTGGALLSVATTAVLLVAARRRRDPRLATARAALWAWCPAVPVEAVNNAHVDALGVLLTVAGLVVVPRRRALGGALLGAATAAKLLPAVALPGALSGVLATGTGVFATSTGSPASPARRTRRAAAVVLPATAAVALGYLPYVLLSRSSVLGYLTGYVAEEGYETGSTAADDKNRYALLRLLHPDPEAWALPVIAAVLLVVVVRVLLRGDPQRPWGGALVVTGAAFLLMTPGYPWYALLVVALVALDGRWEWLGLPLAGVAQYVTARAVDDGAWVGTLGYAVAAAAVMAGWALRARRAVSAPRPKRPKRPNPSPRPTPPHPEPPGDAATPGSPPGSPATGPRPRRAQR; this is encoded by the coding sequence GTGCCCGGATCGCCGCGCCGCCTGCTGCGGCCCGGCCGACTCGCCCGGTGGACCGGCCGGGCGCCCGATCAGGCGTCCCGGCCACACTCCGACCCGGGCCACTCCGTCCCCGGCCACTCCGTCCCGGGCCCTCGGCCATCGGCCCGCGATCGCCCCGCACCACCGCCCGACGGCGCGGACGAGCCCCGTCCACCTGAGCGCCCCACCCCGCCCGCGCGGGTACGGACCACGGCGCCCGCGCGCCCCACCCCGCCCGCGCGGGTGCAGACCACGGCGCCCGCGCGGGCCACCCCGCCAACGCGGGGGCGGACCGCCCGCCGCTGGATCACCCCGCTCGCTCTGGCCACGCTGCTCGGCTCGCTCACCGCCGTCCTCACCCTCACCTTCCACAGGGACGACTTCCACACCGCGCCCGGCGCGCTGTCCCGCTGGTACGCCATCGCCTGGGCGCTGTTCGCCGCGGCCGCCTGGACCGTCCGCCGCCTGGGCGCCCGTCAGGCCGCGGTGTTCGTGCTCGTGGGCAGCGCGGCGGTCGCCGCCACGGGTCTGCTCGCCCCGCCGCGCACCAGCACCGACGCCTACCGCTACGCCTGGGACGGACGCGTGCAGGCCGCGGGCATATCTCCCTATGACCACGCGCCCGAGGACCCCGCGCTCGCTTCGCTGCGCGACCGCTGGCTCTTCCCGCAGGGCTCCGCCTGCCATGGCCCCGACCGCGCCCCGGTCCGCCCCGCACCCGAACATCCCACGCCCGAACATCCCACGCCCGAACGCCCCACGCCCGGCGCCGTCCCGCACGCCGATCCGGAGCCCGATCACCCGCCAAGCGCCGCCGCCGAGCCGCAGTGCACGCGCCTGAACCGCCCCTCGGTCCATACGATTTATCCTCCCGCCGCAGAGGGCTATTTCTTGCTTGTACACCGCTCGGCGCCGTCAGGTTCCACCCTCCTCCCCCTCCAGACCGGCGGCGCGCTGCTGTCCGTCGCCACCACCGCCGTGCTGCTCGTCGCGGCACGGCGCCGCCGCGATCCGCGCCTCGCGACCGCCCGCGCCGCGCTCTGGGCCTGGTGCCCGGCCGTACCGGTGGAGGCGGTGAACAACGCGCATGTCGACGCGCTGGGGGTGCTGTTGACCGTCGCGGGCCTCGTCGTCGTCCCCCGCCGCCGCGCCCTCGGCGGGGCGCTGCTCGGCGCGGCGACCGCGGCCAAGCTGCTGCCCGCCGTGGCCCTGCCCGGCGCGCTCTCCGGCGTCCTCGCCACGGGCACCGGCGTCTTCGCCACGAGCACCGGCAGCCCCGCCTCACCGGCCAGGCGGACCCGCCGGGCCGCGGCCGTCGTGCTGCCCGCCACCGCCGCCGTCGCGCTCGGCTACCTCCCGTACGTCCTGCTCTCGCGCTCCTCCGTCCTCGGCTATCTCACCGGCTATGTGGCGGAGGAGGGCTATGAGACGGGCTCCACCGCCGCCGACGACAAGAACCGCTACGCGCTGCTGCGCCTGCTCCACCCCGACCCGGAGGCCTGGGCCCTCCCCGTGATCGCCGCCGTCCTGCTCGTGGTCGTGGTCCGGGTGCTGCTGCGCGGCGATCCCCAACGGCCCTGGGGCGGCGCGCTGGTGGTGACCGGGGCCGCGTTCCTGCTGATGACGCCCGGCTACCCCTGGTACGCACTGCTGGTGGTGGCGCTGGTGGCCCTCGACGGGCGCTGGGAGTGGCTCGGCCTGCCGCTCGCGGGAGTCGCCCAGTATGTGACGGCCCGTGCGGTGGACGACGGCGCGTGGGTCGGGACGCTGGGGTACGCGGTCGCCGCTGCGGCGGTCATGGCCGGCTGGGCCCTGCGGGCCCGACGGGCCGTTTCCGCTCCCCGGCCGAAGCGGCCGAAGCGGCCGAACCCGTCCCCGCGGCCTACGCCTCCCCACCCCGAGCCCCCGGGCGACGCCGCCACCCCCGGATCGCCGCCCGGATCACCAGCCACAGGGCCGAGGCCCCGAAGAGCACAGCGGTGA
- a CDS encoding molybdopterin-dependent oxidoreductase has product MSHPPRTERDRRALWRSPLRGPWLTSVFGLVLLFGIPVLFVTGLLSYAAYNPDLSPVNDKTPDKGLLGFYLFSWPTDPSWLYRVTQGVHVTLGVVLVPVLLAKLWSVIPKLFAWPPVRSLGHALERLSLLLLVGGGLFEFATGVLNVQLDYIFPGSFYPLHFYGAWIFMGALVVHVALRLPLMVRTLRSRELRAELRTRTSDTRPEPPDETGLVSPRPAAPTMSRRGALAMVGTGSFALLVVTAGQSIGGPLRTSALLAPHGREPGRGPNGFQINKTTVAVGIRARDIGPDWRLVVRGAAGHETVLTRERLLRLENHGAALPIACVEGWSTADQRWEGVRLADLAALVGHADRPPRVLVESVQRHGSFRSVVLSEHQVRDPRSLLALKVNGADLSPDHGYPARVIVPGAPGVHNTKWVGRLTFGGTA; this is encoded by the coding sequence ATGAGCCACCCTCCCCGCACCGAACGTGATCGCCGCGCCCTGTGGCGCAGCCCGCTGCGCGGCCCCTGGCTGACGTCCGTCTTCGGCCTGGTCCTGCTCTTCGGCATCCCCGTGCTCTTCGTGACCGGACTGCTGTCGTACGCCGCCTACAACCCCGATCTGTCCCCGGTCAACGACAAGACACCGGACAAGGGGCTGCTGGGCTTCTACCTCTTCTCCTGGCCGACCGACCCCTCCTGGCTCTACCGCGTCACCCAGGGGGTGCACGTCACGCTCGGGGTCGTGCTCGTCCCCGTGCTGCTGGCCAAGCTGTGGTCGGTCATCCCCAAGCTGTTCGCCTGGCCGCCGGTGCGGTCCCTGGGGCACGCGCTGGAGCGGCTCTCGCTGCTCCTGCTGGTCGGCGGGGGACTGTTCGAGTTCGCCACCGGCGTGCTCAACGTCCAGCTGGACTACATCTTCCCCGGCTCCTTCTACCCGCTGCACTTCTACGGGGCGTGGATCTTCATGGGAGCCCTCGTGGTCCATGTGGCGCTGCGGCTCCCGCTCATGGTGCGGACGCTGCGGAGCCGCGAGCTGCGGGCCGAGCTGCGCACCCGCACCTCCGACACCCGGCCGGAGCCGCCCGACGAGACCGGCCTGGTCAGCCCGCGGCCCGCCGCGCCGACCATGTCGCGGCGGGGCGCGCTCGCCATGGTCGGCACCGGCTCCTTCGCGCTGCTGGTGGTGACGGCCGGTCAGAGCATCGGCGGCCCGCTGCGCACGAGCGCGCTGCTCGCCCCGCACGGGCGCGAGCCGGGCCGGGGGCCGAACGGCTTCCAGATCAACAAGACCACCGTGGCCGTCGGCATCCGCGCCCGCGACATCGGGCCCGACTGGCGGCTGGTGGTGCGCGGCGCGGCGGGCCACGAGACCGTCCTCACCCGGGAGCGGCTGCTGCGGCTGGAGAACCACGGCGCGGCGCTGCCCATCGCCTGCGTGGAGGGGTGGTCCACGGCCGACCAGCGGTGGGAGGGGGTACGGCTGGCGGACCTCGCCGCGCTGGTGGGGCATGCCGACCGGCCGCCCAGGGTCCTGGTGGAGTCGGTGCAGCGGCACGGCTCCTTCCGCAGCGTCGTGCTGAGCGAGCACCAGGTCCGCGACCCGCGCTCGCTGCTGGCGCTGAAGGTCAACGGCGCGGATCTGTCGCCGGACCACGGCTATCCGGCGAGGGTGATCGTGCCCGGGGCCCCGGGTGTGCACAACACCAAGTGGGTCGGGCGGCTGACGTTCGGGGGGACGGCGTGA